The Plasmodium brasilianum strain Bolivian I chromosome 11, whole genome shotgun sequence nucleotide sequence TTAaaataaggataaaaaaGCGTAATAACACTAATTAAATACCcattatataatgttatgtatatattatatgtatatatgtatgtatacatgtatatattatatgtttatacatgtatgtatatatgtatgtatacatgtatatattatatgtttatacatgtatgtatatatgtatatattatatgtttatatatgtacatattacgtttatgcatataaatatatatttcaaaagagcagactaaaaaaaaaaaaatatataattttttattattatgtgttTACTATATCTTTAGGGaaatctttttcttttttttttttttatataagaactgttattaaaatataataaaaaagtacattttaaaagtattttaatattatttccttgattgattttttttcatatacatatttatgtatattaattcaCTGATGTATTCACGCAATCTCATATTTTCTGTAAtctgtttttcttttgaacttcgtttttacattttttcctttttcttataaGAACTATTACGTAAAACTATATAGtgtaattaacaaaaaaacaaaagatgTGAGAATATGAATtcgtataaatatttcagtaaaaattaataaacgAATGATATACATTTACACAATAATAGCGTTTCTTTTAAACACAGTGAATATTTATTcacaataaaataacaaagcattatatatatatatatatatatatatgcatatatacgtacatttatgtatatgtacaacTTATGTTCCTTCTTGTACAAATTCTTTTAAGGCCATTCTACTTCATTTATtgattaatttgtttatccttttacaatttttttacaatttttaaagtttCAACAcatattctaaaaaaatagaagatttttatgttaatggatttagtaaatataaaacaaaaaaaaaaaaaaaaaaaaaaagaagaagaaaaaagtgTATTGCATTGTAGTTCATTCAGTAGagatatattacattataaagTTGTGTAATATTCTCTTGttagttttattttggtGCTAAATAGCTTGTTGtgaattaaattttcaatGTCAACAGagctattatattttaaatatacttttcCCATTGATTGCTTCATAGGACAACAAGATGGAATGGAACAAGAGTTTTCAGTCGAAtagtatatttgtttataattttcctaACGAATGGATGGAAAAtgacataaaaaaagtaggaaacataaatgaatagggaatatataacatacatatacatgtgcgAAAGGAGAATTATTCTGAAATATGtgcatgtgtatacatacatatgtacacacacacatacatatacacatatatataaatacatatatatatatacacatatatatacacacatatatatatacacatatatatacccacatatatacacacacatatatatacacacatatatatacacacacatatatatacacacacatatatatacacacatatataaacacatatatatatatacacatatatgtacacacatatatatatacacatatatatacacacatatatatatacacacatatatatatacacacacatatatatacacacatatatatatacacacatatatatacacacacatgtGTGTGTTTATTTCTCTCATCTTGTAGAACTTTTTGATGTTCGGAACAATAAATAACATAATCATAGACAAAGATATAAACGTGTACGCATTTATACAATATAACGACAGTGAATCATCACAAAAAGCTATTGAAGTAATGaatggaaaagaaataaatggAAAAGTATTGAAAGTTACTTCGACAAAAATGGTGGACGAGTGCCTAGATATGAATTCAACAAAAATGGACTCACAACAAAAATCACAagtaagaaataaaaattatagaaacgCGTGtaagtacatgtatatatatatatatatatatatatttctatgtaTACTTACCGATAAAGTAAAATAGCTTGTTTAACttagtatttttataaattatttcctttttttatctcaTGACACATTCCTCTTTTAAGTTCTCTAATACATACAATAAGAACacacattattttattttattttattttttttttttttttctgttcctTAGTCAAGTAAcgataacaaaaaaacaacactttttgttttttatctGCCTCCACACTGGAATGATCAGGATTTATTtgatgtaaaataatattaaatttctttttcattattgctttaaaagttaaaaaaattgtgtacatatatgacttcacatatgtatgtatatatgtaaacttATCTGTACAAGTTTATCCacatttatgtgtatatttatgtttctCACTTTTAAAGAAATTCAAAACATTTGGAAATTTAGAGAGCGCTACtgtagcaaaaaaaaatgataaatcaAGTAAGGGATACGGTTTTGTTGTTTACACCGACCCACATAGTGCTGCACTAGCTATATCAAATATGAACAAGGTCGAAGTATACACAGGAAAAAGACTTAAGGTAGGAatttctcaaaaaaaaaaaaagataaaataaaattaattaagataagaaaaaatacaacaaaataatgtacaacagaaaaaagaagtattTTTTGCAAATATGCCTTTCATGTAATAACACATTTGAACACTTTCTAGGTTTTGTTAAAATCTAATTCTAATGAAAACaacaagaaaaagataaaaccCGGATGTACgattttcgttttttatttacctaACGACTGGAGTGACAAAGATCTAAAGAGGGTAAGAACAGAGTAAATACGAAAAAGGAGAAGGAAACTtgtatgaaataattaatgtGAAAATTGTGGagaattttatcatttatttaagatggctattaatttttcactcttttatttatgtaaaggaatatgtttatttattctttcgtgcttatttatttgtttatatacatgtgtagtTCTAattatttgcattattttcCGTATTTCTTGTAGCATTTTTCGCATTACGGAAATATATTAGGTGCAACGATAAAAAGGGAAACTAATGGAAAAAGTAGGGGTTATGGTTTCATTAACTTTGAAAATCAGCAAAGTGCAATTAATGCTGTAGCGGGTATGAATGGATTTAACGCAGGCAATAAATACTTGAAAGTTTCAATAAAAAAGGGGGAAGAACAGTAAGAATTAAACGTAACAAGAATAAATATCAGCTATATTAGAAATCAATACATgcttatcatttttaattttaacataatttttttttttttctttttaaaaactttttagGTACTTGGCTCCtcaatatgtaaatatagaTAGAATGCCCAacaatgtaatataaaagaatgaaTACTATAAGGACGATATTTTTTCGTTACTTCAATTATCAATTtggatataatatatatatgcatgcatgtatatacatataaacgtAGATATATGTGGaaatataattctaattttagttatttgttcaattaatacattttttcgaAATTTATTCTATGTATgcattatgcatatattaaaaattttctttttttttttttaacatttatttttattattatattttttttttttattcccttTTAGTCGTATACTTCCCCGCCTCCTCCACCTCCACCTATTTCATGCCACGGAAACGATTCATCAAATTTCGCTAATAATGAAATGTATTCTATTCAAAATACGTTACCAAATAATCGATTCAATTCTCGTGTTTCTACTAACGAAATGCACCAGTCATTTATTAATAGCCAGTATGGGCATTTtccttataatttttttaaaaataatgaacaagGGGCTTACATGCAGAGATCTTATAATAAGAACTATAACATGGGGAAGacctaaattattttatttaattataattcaatatatatatgtatatatattcatataaattaattaaattaaaataacttCAAGAattgtacatgtgtataataatatacatattacatatatacccacATCTGTATATGCGCATGCCTGCTTGTGCACATctacaaatgtatatatatatatatatatatatatgtacgtacattTAATACACGTTCATTTAATTAACGAAAATCTTTCTGTGAAACAATGTAAAAATGTTTCTTGTAgacttttcatatttttgcttattccttataacatatttatgataatattataagGTTTTGagattcaaatatatttatagaatttttttctctccaaaaaaaaaaaaaaaagaagaaatatatattgtattactttttaaattaacgAAATGTTTATTTCAATGTTTTACGTTATAAGAAATagcttttaatttattactctgttatatatatatatgcatgatAACCTTtcaattttgtttaaaagagagagagagagaaaaaaaaaaaaaagaaaaaaaagaagcttaattaaaatatatacaaaaataataatgaaaataaagcattttatgtatgaatttatgttaaattatttacttttatttttatgtttggtatatatatatatatatatacatatataaataaatgaacccCATTATACGccactttttttcttttttttttttttaaattataaaatgtatggCTAACTTTAAAACTAAATATAATGTaactataattttaataatttaaagcTGATGACATGAATTATTGTGTGTTAAAATAAACTCATTCGTAAGTAGGAATAACTTTCGAGGAATCATTTCAACAGGTCCCTTTTCGAATTGATCATTCTccattatacatatttaatacGCTTATACTCGCTAGCGAAACGATATCATATCTACATAAATGTAAACttgcatatataatagtacccaaacaaaataagaaaacaaataaaaagtaaaatatctgtgtgcaaaaaatttttatcgtGCTGTGTTATCCCATTCTTTGTACCATTTCCCATAAGGGAAGAATAATAAGGATAAGGTATGAACACATTTTTCCCTTCTCTCttgataaattaaaaaagttaaaaaattttaagctTTTGTATTCTAAAGGATAATAAATGACGcgttcttaaaaaaaaaaaaaaaaaaaacatattgtTTCCTAAACAACCACATATTAAAAGCTATAATTCTATATGTCTATCtatatttcccttttttcaaACCTTAGGAATAACAAATCGGggaaaatattcatattggTCCTCATGTCaataattgtttttcttctctttaaATGATGTAAAGTATAAGATGTAggagaaaacaaaaagacGTGTGACTACTTAAAGTTGCAGTAtttaacaataattttttttcttccataCTTGGAATGAgagtttaatttttttttttttttttttttcctattttattcattccttttttctaTTGGAATAACATATTCTTATAAAAGACGAGTTAACATACATGATTTatgcctatatatatatgatcatataaaaacatatacatttatatgtatatagatacatacatacatagatgcacatgcacatgtatacatacttatGTGCAAACAGTAAACGATGcagttttaatatttaatatttaaaaagcttaaaaatttttatattatggtAGTTCCTCCTCTTTATGTACATAGGTGGAAAGAGGACACTACTATTACTcaataagaatatttttaaattctttatCTACATTATTCGTGTAATCGTTTGCCTTTTCCTTGCTTGTTATGATAACGATacttttttcaaattctTTAACCTTTTTTTCTAACAAATCTgcaaatttataaaagtcttctttttttgtgttcATAATTCTATTTCTAAATTCAATTCGATCTTGCTCAGATTCGTTCGATATAACCCTTAAAAAGGAGAGTTTGCTCAGTTCAACTCCTCTTCTTGGTCTGTCAATAGTACCGATAGCATTAATAATGTATCTGAGTAAATCATTTTTCGTCATAGTATCTGCCATTTTCCTTAACCCTTGAGCTGCCTCTCTAAATGTTTGTAAAGTCTTTTCTAAATTTGGATCTCTAGCAGATAAAAATACTACGACTCCATCATATTCAATATCTGCAAAAACACCATAAGCGCCATTGAGGCCTCTAACAGTTTCCCAAAGATACGAATTTTTTAGAGCTGCTACAATTACTGTAAAAGCAGGATCTAAATATTCTCCTTCATTAAACAAAACACCCGACATTGATACAGAATTCACAAACGTTGGTATGacaaaaaattcttttttcgaTTGTTCCCCTTCCAGCACtttgctttgttttatttcatcATTCCATCCAGTACCTGTTATGTTATTACCGTTGTTGTTACTACTTCTAACACTCGCTTCATTTTCCTCAAAATACATCAAAAGATTTTTAAACGTTTCTTTGGACTTCACAAAAAGTTGATTTAAGTCTCCAGCATCAGATGTTACacttattattaaattactcctactgaatattttttttctcattctATTTAAAATCTGCTCAAAAGCTGGGAAATCTGTTTCTGCTAACTGTAACTGTTCTTgcaattttaaataattttcgtATCCATATGTCACATTGTGTgcataatattttgaattgaGATGAGACTTCACATACTTCATTAATATGGAATACCCTTTTGAACTAAATGCTGTTTTCATtccattaatttttctttttaatatctctataattttttttttattcgaaAAATCGGATTCTTTTAATGCTTCTAGTACAATATCTAATGCTTCATTACATTTATGACTTAATACATGAATTTCGAAATTAAAATAAGCATGTGCGTTATATTTATCTGTAACATTTAAACGATCACTTGTAGAATATAATGCTACGTTCGACATCATATTCCCTATATTTTTCTCTCTTAAAATTACAAACTCTTCTGATGATCttttattcgttttattttcaaGAATTAGAGATTTGAATAAATTTAAGTAGCTCAGTTCTTCTAGTGTTAAATTGtctatagaaaatataaactgCAGATATAAAATACCACTAGTAGGCATTTCATAAATTAGAATTGGTACTTTTGTTTCATCCACCTTTTGTATAGAACCCTCATTcatatgtacttttttttctgtagATAATTTGCTTAAAATGTACTTACTTTGgaaataattcatattttgcTTAAGGATGTCCTTACTAGACTTTGCATAATTATATTGCtgcatattattttcttccttAACCTCTGTGAAGTACACATTTACCGGAATTTCTAacgtttttttatttaaatccGATATACTAATAATGGGAAATTTATCTAAATGTTCAGGTGATTCTACAGTATTTTTGTACTTGTTTAATTGTTCaaaatcatttattatttcttccttttccttttctgtaaaattttcaattcttttctttaaaGACTCCTTTTCCAATTTCTCTTGTTCATTTCCATAATGTTCATCTCCTTCAAGTAAAATAACAGCACGATGATCATTATTAATGAAATGCTTTTCAactatattttctaaatacttaggttcattttttattttatgcttAACAACGTTTAGATGTTTTTCAAAATCAAACATTAGCATTGGATCTCTATTATAATTCAATCGTGCAGCcatttcaaatataaaatcgATACTTTTTGAAGTTTTTAAATTAGCTTCTTTCAACACAAattctatattatttattgctGCTTCTACAGCTGATTTATTGAATCCTTCTTGTACAACTTTTTTCAAAGCATCCAAAACAACGTTTTCTACTTCATAATGTACTTTATCTATActtatatttctttcattCTTTTCCTTAATTCCTTTTAATCCTATGCTAAAAACATATTGAACAAGACTATCATTTAAACCCCTATCAACAACACTATTACCCAAACCGCATTCAATTAACGctttatataatacactCTCTGATGTATGGGTCAAAAGGTTATTTACTATTAACAAAGCATAATAATCAGTAGGGGATTCCAAACTTAAATCTACATCAGAacttttacttttctttGGGTTTAATAACCAGGAAATAGAAactaaattttctttttcctccGAATGATCAGCAAATTTCTTCTTAACATAAAAAGGaccttttttataatcttGATATTTTACATCCTCAACAGCATCATCTCTATATTTGGTCAAGTCAAGTTGACTCAAATAATTGTCCACAAAATTTAGAAGTTCGGTTGGATTGTTtttgctaaaaaaaaataccttaATTTTCTTAGGGttgtaatttttgtaataaaacTCTTTAAATTCTTCATAGGTTAAATTTGGAATTTCCTTAGGATCTCCACCACTAATATTTGAATGCACATTATCTGGAAATATATACTTCATAATTTCGTAATACAAATCTTGTAAGGGATTGCTAAATGATCCTTTCATTTCATTATACACTATGCCATTAAAAGAAACCTTataatcttttatttttggaacatctaaatttttttcctcttccttCAATTTCTCTACTTCGTATGTCCATCCCTCTgtttgaaatataaatttattctcAAGTACATTTGGTTGAAACACactatccatatatatactcattaTGTTGAAAAAATCTCTATTGTTCATTGATCCAGCCATATATATAGTTCTATCATTAAAAGTATAAGCATTTAAATGTGTGTTTAAGGTCCCTTTTTCTAATAACCCCATAGAATCTTTATAGTTGAAATTTTTAGAACCGGATAAAACTGTATGTTCTAATATATGTGGAATTCCTTTACCTGAATGTGTCAACGTTTTAACATAAAAAGCAAATGATTGATCAACATCTAAAGGATCATTTGAACCTAATGCTATCACTTGCGTTTTTGCCTTCTTATGCTCATACACTGTATATgtcatattaaatttatcatTGTATCTTTTTTCAACAATATCGTAACTTTTATGTTCCGGGCATTTTTCCTGAATCCAATCTGGTGTTTTATTCATAATGGCTGTAAATGAATATAAGTTTGTCGTATTTATGGAGTAAATAAAACTGTTGGTAAATAggttatattttcttttatccaCTCTGCAAAAAATGCCATTGACACAATTGGTgataatgtttatatatcCCAAAACtttcattaatttcatttattacgtacgtataaataaataaggtaaaattttttttttttttttaattttgtttttaaatttaaaaacaaattatatgacaaagatatttgttttttttttatatttattttattcaagctatgatattctttttttgaagTAAATACCAAAACGATTcgtgcaaaaaaaattgatgtACTAATCAGTGTTCGTGTTTTAGGTGTACCAACAAATAATTGTTTAAGTTAAGGTTATTTCGTAAGgggtacataaatatatatatatacgcatactCATTGAGCACTTTTCTTAGTGGTACccctttatatatacattatttattttgtttttttttgtacgttaattaaaaaaagtttcaAATGTTTaaccttattttatttttattttttgtccTATTCtcttgaataaaaaaatttcgttTCAcctttatttactttattcCATTTATTGATTAAATTTCacttaatataa carries:
- a CDS encoding RNA-binding protein; this translates as MEWNKSFQSNSIFVYNFPNEWMENDIKKNFLMFGTINNIIIDKDINVYAFIQYNDSESSQKAIEVMNGKEINGKVLKVTSTKMVDECLDMNSTKMDSQQKSQSSNDNKKTTLFVFYLPPHWNDQDLFDKFKTFGNLESATVAKKNDKSSKGYGFVVYTDPHSAALAISNMNKVEVYTGKRLKVLLKSNSNENNKKKIKPGCTIFVFYLPNDWSDKDLKRHFSHYGNILGATIKRETNGKSRGYGFINFENQQSAINAVAGMNGFNAGNKYLKVSIKKGEEQYLAPQYVNIDRMPNNSYTSPPPPPPPISCHGNDSSNFANNEMYSIQNTLPNNRFNSRVSTNEMHQSFINSQYGHFPYNFFKNNEQGAYMQRSYNKNYNMGKT
- a CDS encoding falcilysin codes for the protein MKVLGYINIITNCVNGIFCRVDKRKYNLFTNSFIYSINTTNLYSFTAIMNKTPDWIQEKCPEHKSYDIVEKRYNDKFNMTYTVYEHKKAKTQVIALGSNDPLDVDQSFAFYVKTLTHSGKGIPHILEHTVLSGSKNFNYKDSMGLLEKGTLNTHLNAYTFNDRTIYMAGSMNNRDFFNIMSIYMDSVFQPNVLENKFIFQTEGWTYEVEKLKEEEKNLDVPKIKDYKVSFNGIVYNEMKGSFSNPLQDLYYEIMKYIFPDNVHSNISGGDPKEIPNLTYEEFKEFYYKNYNPKKIKVFFFSKNNPTELLNFVDNYLSQLDLTKYRDDAVEDVKYQDYKKGPFYVKKKFADHSEEKENLVSISWLLNPKKSKSSDVDLSLESPTDYYALLIVNNLLTHTSESVLYKALIECGLGNSVVDRGLNDSLVQYVFSIGLKGIKEKNERNISIDKVHYEVENVVLDALKKVVQEGFNKSAVEAAINNIEFVLKEANLKTSKSIDFIFEMAARLNYNRDPMLMFDFEKHLNVVKHKIKNEPKYLENIVEKHFINNDHRAVILLEGDEHYGNEQEKLEKESLKKRIENFTEKEKEEIINDFEQLNKYKNTVESPEHLDKFPIISISDLNKKTLEIPVNVYFTEVKEENNMQQYNYAKSSKDILKQNMNYFQSKYILSKLSTEKKVHMNEGSIQKVDETKVPILIYEMPTSGILYLQFIFSIDNLTLEELSYLNLFKSLILENKTNKRSSEEFVILREKNIGNMMSNVALYSTSDRLNVTDKYNAHAYFNFEIHVLSHKCNEALDIVLEALKESDFSNKKKIIEILKRKINGMKTAFSSKGYSILMKYVKSHLNSKYYAHNVTYGYENYLKLQEQLQLAETDFPAFEQILNRMRKKIFSRSNLIISVTSDAGDLNQLFVKSKETFKNLLMYFEENEASVRSSNNNGNNITGTGWNDEIKQSKVLEGEQSKKEFFVIPTFVNSVSMSGVLFNEGEYLDPAFTVIVAALKNSYLWETVRGLNGAYGVFADIEYDGVVVFLSARDPNLEKTLQTFREAAQGLRKMADTMTKNDLLRYIINAIGTIDRPRRGVELSKLSFLRVISNESEQDRIEFRNRIMNTKKEDFYKFADLLEKKVKEFEKSIVIITSKEKANDYTNNVDKEFKNILIE